The Solanum lycopersicum chromosome 2, SLM_r2.1 DNA window CTTTGACAATGATTTCTACCTTTTGCCGCCCGACTGTAGGAAAGACAGCATTAAGCATGGTACTTAGCagtttttcatcttcttcatcaatcAGATCCCTTCCATAGCAACACACATGTATAGCTTCAAGAGCTTTCTCAGCACGAAATTCCATGGGGATTGTAGGTGCTGGAGCTCCCAACTTTGATCGCTTCTGCACGAGTAAAGGAAAATGTTAGCAAAAATGGTACTGGGTATAACACTGGACCATAAACGAGAGTTCAAATATAAGTGTGATATATGGCTATCAAACCGTGCACATTCTGTGCTTGGTGCTAAATCTAATGAAGCCCGTAATGGGATAGCTGCAAACATAAATTTACTCGATATACTATTGTAAGCAAGCTTCCCAATAAGAGTTAGGCAGAGCTATGCTGCTTGAATCGTCCAAGAATACTGTCTGCATGTGTCGATACTCTAAAATATATGCAGTTTTGGAGGATTCGAACAACATGGAGGCAGAGTTCTAAGTACCACATCAAAAGAATgaagcataaacagaagttgaagTATGCCTCAAAGACAGTATCCGAGTAAGTATGCTATAAATTTACTGATAAGCATTGAAAGTAAGGTAACATAAAtgaaaagaagctaaaaatCGTTGGCAAATGAAATCTTACGAACCTCCCTTGCTTCATTCATCATTGCGATGAAGTTTTGTTCTTCAAATTCAATATCATTTGCTAAACTAAGCCTTGCTACCCCTTCCAAAATTTCCTCAGATTTGAGTAAACCAGCTCCTACTGCAGCTAACCAACAACACAGTAGCACATACAGAGGATCCCCTGTCTATCAATAAGGCAAGGAAAATCAAGGTCAATAATCTATAGATAAAACCAAGTCACTTGATTGCAAGTAAAAATTACCTTGCCACGTCGATCTCGAAATTCATAAAAAGCTCTTGAATCATTAATGGAACACTTGTTACCGACTCGCCTCCTGAACTCCGCAAAATCAATAAAATCGCCTCCAACACCACCTTCCTCATTGACAATTCTGGCTATGAGACCAAAAACAGGCAGTGAACCGATGACCTTATTAGCAAAACTAGAAATTGGATTTGTGGTCTCATCCATATAAGCCTTGACGAGCAAGACCGCACCGCCATTGGAGTTGGAATTATTTCTTCTGGATGGAAATGTATAGAAACGTCGAAAGTAACGAAGAGAGGGAGAGATTGAGTTACAGTAGatggaggaggaagaagaaggagaGTGGAGAGAGGAGACAACCACCATAGTGTTACATGTGGTGGACGTTCAATCTTTGTTTTGATATTTGCCCCTTTTGTTTATCTTTTCGGAATCTATCTCGCTATGAGCTTCATTATCTAActctcaaataataataatattagtaatacagttaaaaaaattaaaatcatctaCTTTTTCGTAGCCcttttgattaaattaaatttatttaaatacttaaattatatttgattaagttttcaaaaatatttagtaaaaaaaattaaggttcttaatttcttttatattaatagGAGTagtagaaatatttattttaaagaagttttaaaagcaatttttttcttatattttttttaaaagactttGGCCAAACACAAATTATTTCTCCATATTACTAGTGATGAAATTTATATTGGTTAGtcaaacataaattattattttttttgaaaaataattttgataaaaataataaagttttaaaacttggccaaataaattaaatgtgtGTGTGATcaattaatttcaaataaatttttactgATATTAGAGCAATAATTTGTGCTTAAGTAGCCTATAAAAAACAATTTGGTGTAACTTGTAAGTATTCTTcctctacttttttttattagaaatcCGGTGTTTGCTATATAATCATGGTTAGTGGCGAATGTTCACTGGCGCACTGCCTATCTGGCCCCAATTCCCTAGCGGACGGCCTGTGTCGCTTGCTGCTGCAGCAATAGAACAGAAATTAAAAAAACGAGACATTTGATAATAGTAATTGAAATAAAGAGACTTTGACGGCACTACTATATCACTACTCACATTCTCCTTCCCATTTTCGTGcaaatcaaatatattcttcCTCCTACTCTACGCCAGCTGCtctcctctctctttctctctcctttCGGCACCTCAAAAGGTATGTAAACGCGTACGCAATTACTCAACCGTTACCAATATTAGGTTTATTCATTTTGCAATTTTTCTGTTGTTTTCTCTGTGCTGTGTAGAGTGGTGAAGTAGAGAGCCCAAGGGTGAGTATGGGAGCTTTTTCAAATGAAGAACTTAGTTTCTCTTCCAATTTCGACTTCGCTTCCTCTCAGGATCTCAGATTCTCTAAGCAAATCCATGACAACGTTCACGGCAACATCTACATCGACCCGGTATGTTGCTGTCTCTCACTCTCTGCTGGCTAGTTAACTTTCTACATTTCTGTACATGCTTTGCTTATACCTGCACTGTTTGAATTTATAGGTAgttagtttttcttttgttttggttCTAAGAGCAATCACAAATGTGTATGCTACACTAGTTTTCTGTGCTATCTAATAGCCAAAAGTGTACTActattttaaaggaaattgaTAACTGTCAATGAGATAAATGAGAATTCAGAGCTATTTTAAGTTGCACTTCATACATTTTTATTATCCACAGTTTTCTATGGGTAAGTCAGTGCCGAAATTGTACTCGCAAATTAGCCAAAATTGTTAACCGTCAGACTGAATAAATGAGTTCAAAACTATTTTGAATatcaattcataaatttttgttatccacaattttcttaaaatttttcaacaaataaaaaaaaagttatctagAATGCTTGTGACTTCCAAtgttcaaagaaaaaagttatcTAGAACGCTTGTgccaaaattttgattttgtttcatttaatgAAACATTAGTGACCATGTGACCATAACAATTAACAAGAGAAGatgattttttcttcattcatgATTTATTCGAGAAGCATATAAGGTCAAAATTCATAAGTTTGTTTTGCTGGTAAGAATGGATCGATCTTAAAAGAATGATAGCAACAAAGTGTTTTCCCACACTGTCCTTGGTTAACCTGTGACACAATCCTCTTTCAGCTTTCAGGCTAAAACATGTATTTTATCCAATAGATCAATGAGTTGTTATTCGCccgtatttatttattagtatgTGATTGTTTACCAGGCAAGAGAGACACTGGGGTGTGGAGGTTACTGTTTTCTCATTGTGATATCAGATCTACACTCTTATTTTCACTATTCTTATACATTTTCTTTAACTTCTTATTGAGAGCTTTGTGCAAACTACTGGAAGTTTATTCTTTTCTGAACTTTGCAGCTCTACTTGAAGTTCATTGACACAGAACAATTTCAAAGGCAAGTTTCCTTATCATCTACTTCTAGTAGTGTAGTATTAGTGGTAGATCTCAGTTTATTGCATCCCTACTATAAATCTATGTACTTTTCGAGTATATGTTTTCATATTGGCTGCAATTTGCCTATGACCTGATAgtcatcttttattttcttttattttcgtTTGTATGTTCAACACTTTATCATGAGAGCTTTACTAGAATTATTGaactgtttttttcttttgttttccagGCTTCGTGATCTTAAACAACTAGGTAAGTTACTATCCTTGTTCCCTATTTGCATACCTGGTCGCAAGCTTGTTTATGCTAGAACATCAAATTTAGCCTTGTGATTCAAAATGGGATATGAAGAAGTTTTCTTATCTATCATCTACGTGTCCGCTGAAATGTGGCATTTAGTTCTTTCATATTGCAAAATTATTACTAGTAAAATGTGGGATGACATAAAAGATGTAACTAACctgtattttatttgtcttaATGTGAGTTGTTTTGGTTATCAAAActatgataaaattgataacTATCTTTGCCTCTTAAATATGTTCTGACATTATCTGCAACTTTCAGCTTCACTTTGTGATTAGCGGTGACACTTGAACGTATAAATAGTCTGTTTCAACTTCAGTGGTATCTAAATTGTGGTTGCATTGGTGACTGTCGTCGGATCCTTGTAAGGTCTTACGATAATTGCAAAGATATCTTGTTTCTTAGTGTCCTATGAAGACATATCTATATAGGTTATTCAAATTCTGGATATTCGTGTAAATGATGACTTAAGAACTCAAAATTAGCTTTTAAAGCCCTGCATGCATATTTCCCATACAAGCCTCTTGCAGAGGCTGAAGCAAGCCCAAGGTTACAAGCCTAGATGCAAGTTACAAAAAGGCTATATGGTCTCCTATTGCTCAATGGGTAAATTTCACCCTCTCTTAAAATG harbors:
- the LOC101249783 gene encoding photosystem I assembly factor PSA3, chloroplastic, whose translation is MVVVSSLHSPSSSSSIYCNSISPSLRYFRRFYTFPSRRNNSNSNGGAVLLVKAYMDETTNPISSFANKVIGSLPVFGLIARIVNEEGGVGGDFIDFAEFRRRVGNKCSINDSRAFYEFRDRRGKTGDPLYVLLCCWLAAVGAGLLKSEEILEGVARLSLANDIEFEEQNFIAMMNEAREKRSKLGAPAPTIPMEFRAEKALEAIHVCCYGRDLIDEEDEKLLSTMLNAVFPTVGRQKVEIIVKEKAKRMADGTEEIKYEPKQLSKEAVQMQMKDLEFLKQNSLNQ